A stretch of DNA from Nocardioides sp. Arc9.136:
CGGCCTGGTCCGCCGCAGCGACGGTCTGGTCCGCCTGGCGCCGAACCTCGAGTGGCAGGACGTCTCCTTCGGGGCGATCGTGCTGGCCGCGCTCGGCGTGGACATCCCCGTGCAGCTCGCGAACGACGCCGACCTCGGCGCGCTCGCGGAGCACCGCCGGGGCGCCGGGGTCGGGGTCGACGACCTGATCTACATCTCCGGCAACGTCGGCGTCGGCGCGGGCGTCATCACCGGCGGCGTCCGGCTCGAGGGCGCGGGCGGGTACGCCGGCGAGGTCGGCCACCTGCCGTTCGCGCCCGAGGGCCGGCTGTGCCACTGCGGCAACATCGGCTGCTGGGAGACCGAGGTCGGCGCCCACGCGATCGCGCAGGCGATCGGGTGCCCGGAGTCCGAGGTGGTCACCCTCGGCGACGTGCTCGACGAGTACGCCGGGTCCCCCCGCGCGCTCGGAGCGACCGGCAAGGCGCTGGGCTACGGCCTGGCCTCGATCGTCAACGCGTTCAACCCCCGGCTCGTCGTCCTCGGCGGCTACCTCGACTCGCTCTACGCCCTGGTCCGCCACGAGGTCGACGGCGCCCTCGCCGAGCGCGCGCTGCCGGCCCCGCTGGAGTCGGTCACCCTCTCCCTGCCCGGGCTGGGCTCGGACTCGGTGCTCCAGGGCGCGGCGGAGATCGCGCTCGAGCCGCTCTTCGTCGACCCCGTCGCCGCGCTCGGCACGGCCCTCGTCGGCGTCGGCGACCAGCTCGCCGGCTAGCCGCCGGCGAGCTCGCAGGCGGGCAGGTCGGCCGTCCCGCCGAGGACGCCGGCGAGCGACTGCTCGGCGGCACCCAGCGCCGCGGCGCGCAGGTCGAGCGTGCCCAGCCGCAGCTCGGGCCGCACCTGGACGTCGGAGGCCAGGCGCGCGTCGAGCACCCGGCGGGCCGGGTCGAGGACGAGGTCGCCGAGCGGCACGAAGTACCCACCCAGGACGACCACGGCCGGGTCGAGCACGCCGGTGAGGATCGCCAGGCCCAGCCCGAGGTCGTGGCCGACCCGCTCGACGGTGGCGCGGGCGGCCGGGTCGTCGACGGCGCGGGCGGCGACCGCGGCGGCGGTGGTGAGCGGGGTGTCCAGCTCCGGCATGCCGAGCGCGTCCAGCACGGCGTGCAGGCCGATCGAGGCCTCCCAGCAGCCGCGGCGCCCGCAGCCGCAGGGGGCTGCGGGGTCCCCGACGGGCATGTGGCCGACCTCGCCGGCGAAGCCCGCGGCCCCCTGCACGAGCTGCCCGCCGACCACGATCCCGGCGCCGATCCCGACGGTGCCGGTCAGGTAGAGCGCGTGGTCGACGCCGCGGGCGGCGCCGTGGTGGGCCTCGGCGTACGCCGCGCAGTTGGCGTCGTTGACGACGCGGACCTCGCAGCCCAGCGCCTCGGCCAGGTGGGCGACCAGGGTGTCGCCGCGGAGCGGGAGGTTCGGCGCCCAGGCGACCGTGCGGTCGTCGTCGCGGACCAGCGCGGGGACCGCGACGGTCGCGCCCAGCAGGCGCCCGGGGTGCGCCGCGCGCAGCTCGGCGGCCAGCGCGAGCAGCACCTCGAGCCGGTCCTCGCCGGCCGGGCGCGACTCGCTGGCCAGCACGCCGCCGGCGAGGTCGACCACGACGGCCGAGACGTAGTCGACGTTGAGCTCCAGACCCAGCCCCAGGTGGGCGCCGGCGCGCAGGGACAGCGGACGGCTCGGCCGGCCCCGGGCGGGCTGGCCGGGACCGGCCGGGGCGGGCGGCTCCTCGACGACGGCGCCGGCCTCCTCGAGGTCGGCGGCGATCGCGCCGACCGTCGCCTTGGCCAGCCCCGTGCGCTGCGCCAGCTCGGCCCGCGAGGCGGGTCCGAGCCGGCGCAGCGACTGCAGCACGGCCGCGGTGTTGGCGCGGCGCAGCTGGCCGGTGCCGCCGCCGGGGCCGGTGGTCACGCTCAGCGCACGCCGTACAGGTGCTCCAGCGCGAGCTGGTCCAGCAGCTCGAAGCCGGCGCCGCGCTGGGCCAGGACCTCGGGGTCGGGGAGGTCCCACTCGAGGAGCTGCTGCCAGCCCTCGCCGTCGCCGAGGCTGGGCTGGGCCAGCTCGGGGAGCTTCGCGGCCTCGAGCGCCGCCTGCACCTCCGGGTCGGCGCGGAACGCCTTCACCTTCTCGCGCAGGATCAGGTAGTTGCGCATGTTCGCCTCGGCGGTCACCCACACGCCGTTGTCGTCCTCGGTGCGGACCGGCTTGTAGTCGAAGTGCACCGGGCCGTCGTAGCCGCCGGCGAGGAGGGTGTCGACCACCCAGAACGCACCGCGGACGTTGCCCGCGCCGAAGCGGAGGTCCTGGTCGTACTTCGGGCCGTTCTGGCCGTTGAGGTCGATGTGGAAGAGCTTGCCCTGCCACAGCGCCTGGGCGTAGCCCGCCGCGGCGTTGAGCCCGGCCATCTCCTCGTGGCCGATCTCGGGGTTCACCCCGACCAGCTCGGGGCGCTCGAGGCGCTCGATGAACGCCATCGCGTGGCCGACGGTGGGGAGCAGGATGTCGCCGCGGGGCTCGTTCGGCTTCGGCTCGATCGCGAAGCGCAGGTCGTAGCCCTGGTCCACGACGTACTGGCCGAGCAGGTCGAAGGCCTCCTTCATCCGGTCCAGCGCGGTCGCGGTGCCCTGCGAGGCGCCGTACTCCGCTCCCTCGCGGCCGCCCCAGGCGACGTACACCTTCGCGCCGAGCTCGGCGGCGAGGTCGACGTTGCGCATCACCTTGCGGATCGCGAAGCGGCGGATGTCGCGGTCGTTGTTGGTGAAGCCGCCGGCCTTGAACACCGGGTGGGTGAACAGGTTGGTGGTGGCGGTGGTGACGACGAGCCCGGTGTCGGCCAGGCCCTTCTTGAACCGGTCGATGATCTGCTGGCGGGTCGCGTCGTCGCTGCCGAACGGGATCACGTCGTCGTCGTGGAAGTTCACGCCGTAGGCGCCGAGCCCGGCGAGCTTCTCGAGGGCGTAGACGGTGTCCATCGGCGGGCGGGTGGCGGTGCCGAACGGGTCGACGCCCTGCCAGCCGACGGTCCAGAGGCCGAAGGAGAACTTGTCCTCCGGGGTGGGGGTGGGGATCTCGATGCTCATGGGGTGCCTTCCGAGGGGTGGGTCCGGAGGTGGTTCCGGCTGGTCGGGGGACGGTCGGGGACGGACGGGGACGGACGGGTGGTCAGGGGCGGTCGCGCAGGGCGGCGTACGCCTCACGCACGTGCGGGGTGGGGTCGGCCTCGAGCAGCCGGGTGCCCGGCAGTGGCCAGGTGGGCGGGGCGTCGGTGCCGGCGAGGGCCCAGGCGGCCTGCCGGGCGGCGCCGAGGGCGACGTACTCCCCGGGCGGCGGGAGCGTGACCGGGCGGCCGAGGACGGCCGGGGCGAGCGCCTGCAGGGCGGGGCTGCGGGTGGCGCCACCGACGAGCAGCACGCGGCGCGGGTCGGTGCCGGTGGCGGCGACGAGCTGGTCGACGGCGTCGGCGAGGGAGCAGAGCAGGGCCTCGTACGCCGCGCGCGCCAGGTCGGCGCGGGTGGTGGCCGGCGTGAGCCCGGTCCAGGTTCCGGTGGCGGCGGGACGGTTCGGGGTGCGCTCGCCGCCGTAGTACGGCAGGAGGGTGACCCCGCCGGCGCCCGGCGTGGAGGCCAGGGCGAGGTCGGCGAGCCCGGCGTGGTCGACGTCGAGCCAGCGGGCCTGGAGGTCGAGGATCCCGGCGGCGTTCATCGTGGTGACCATCGGCAGGAAGCCGCCGCTGGCGTCGGCGAAGCCGGTCAGCACGCCCCTGCCGTCGGCCACCGGCGTCGCGCTGATCGCGGAGGCGACCCCGGAGGTGCCGATCGAGAGCAGGACGTCGCCCGGCTCGAGCGCCATGCCGAGGGCGGCGGCCATGTTGTCGCCGGTGCCGCCGGCCAGCACCGCGCCGGTCGCGGTCTCCCCGGCGACGGCGCCCGGCGCCACGACGCGCGGGAGCGCGAAGGGCCGGCCGAGCGCGGCCTCGGCGAGGTCGGGACGCCAGCGGCCCTCCGGGGTGGCGAAGTAGCCGGTGCCCGACGCGTCGCCGCCGTCGGTGAATGCCTCGGTGCCGGGCGCCGCGACGTGCCGCGACAGGTAGTCGTGGGGGAGCAGCACCTGCGCGACCCGGGCGGCGTTCTCCGGCTCGGCGTCGCGCAGCCAACGCAGCTTGGTGGAGGTGAACGAGGCGACCAGCACGCTGCCGATCGCGTCGGCGCACGCCTGTGGCCCGCCCATCTCGGCGATCAGCTCGGCGGCGGCCGACGCGGAGCGGGTGTCGTTCCAGAGCAGCGCGTCGCGGACCGGCTCGCCGGCCTCGTCGAGGGCGACCATGCCGTGCTGCTGGCCGCCGATCGCCACCGCGGCGACCTCGCCGGCCCGCGCGCCGAGGCCGGCGACGGCCTCGTCGTACGCCGCGGGCCACGCCCGCGGGTCGACCTCGGTGCCGGGCGGGTGGGCGACCGAGCGGCTGTCGACGACGGTGCCGTCGGCGGCGTCGACGAGCAGCGTCTTGGTGGACTGGGTCGAGGTGTCGACGCCGAGGACGAGGGTCACCCGGCTATTAAGTACGACACTCGAACTAATGTCAACGGTCGGGCGTGATCGTGACCTCGCTGGTCCACCGGTAGGTCTCCCCGGGGCGCAGGACCGCCGAGGGCCACTCCGGGTGGTGCGGGGTGTCGGGGTGCAGCTGGGGCTCGATCGCGATGCCGGCGTACGGCGCGTGCGGCGGGCGGTCGAAGGCCCCGGCGGTGTAGACCTGCACGCCGGGCTGGTCGGCGGCGAGCTCCAGCACCAGGCCGTGGCCGCGCAGCCGGGCCACCTCGCGGAGCGGACCTCCGGGGGACCAGCCGTTCTCGCACCCGCGGACCACGAAGGGGTGGTCCAGGTCGCCGGGCCGGCCGCCCGACCGGAGGTCGAAGCGCGTGCCGGCGACGTCGGCGACCTCCCCGGTCGGCACGCCGTCGGTGACCGGGAGGTAGGCGTCCGCGTGCAGCGTCAGCTCGTGGTCGGCCGCCGTCTCCCCGCCGAGGCGGTAGTAGGCGTGGCTGGACAGCGAGACCACCGTCGGGGCGTCGGTCCTCGCGGCGTACGACGTCCGCAGGGTGCGGTCCCGCACCTCGAAGCGAGCGCGCACCGTCACCGTGCCGGGGAACCCCTGGTCGCCGTCCGGGCTGACCAGCTCCAGCTCGGCGGAGGTCGGGCTGGAGGCGACGACGGCCCAGGTGCGCCGGTCGTAGCCGTCCGGGCCGCCGTGCAGGGTGTGCCCGCGGTCGTTGATGGGCAGCTGGTGCGTCGTGCCGTCGACGACCAGCTCGCCGCGCGCGACCCGGTTGGCGTACCGGCCCACGGTCGCGCCGAGGTAGCGGTCGTCGTCGAGGTGGTCGGCCACCCGCGGCAGCCCGAGGACGACGTCACGCCACGCGCCCCCGCCGTCGCGGGCGCGCAGCCGGTGGACGCGGGCGCCGAGCGGGGCGAGGGCGAGGTGGAGGTCGTCGCTGTGCAGCTCGATCAGCTGCTCGTGGTCGGTCACGGGCGCCGAGGGTAGGCCCCCGTGACCGACGAGCCGTCGGTCAGGCGGGGTACTGCCCGCCGACCGGGCCGCGCAGCGCGCGGTAGCCGACGAAGCCGAGGCCGAGCATCGTCAGGGCGAGGACGAGGTGCAGCCAGTTGTCGGCGTTGTTCAGCGGCACGAAGTTC
This window harbors:
- a CDS encoding ROK family transcriptional regulator; translated protein: MSTPRRAGLGTNQEAVRRHNLGTVLRHVHGAGQISRAELTTSMGLNRSTIADLVGELESLGVVERALPVGARSGAGRPSAEVRLAGVGPYVVAVDLGVDRAVVARVALGGEVVERGSVPIPTGGSEAWQVGSAVAGLIRRVVEAAPPSAPLIGIGISIPGLVRRSDGLVRLAPNLEWQDVSFGAIVLAALGVDIPVQLANDADLGALAEHRRGAGVGVDDLIYISGNVGVGAGVITGGVRLEGAGGYAGEVGHLPFAPEGRLCHCGNIGCWETEVGAHAIAQAIGCPESEVVTLGDVLDEYAGSPRALGATGKALGYGLASIVNAFNPRLVVLGGYLDSLYALVRHEVDGALAERALPAPLESVTLSLPGLGSDSVLQGAAEIALEPLFVDPVAALGTALVGVGDQLAG
- a CDS encoding ROK family transcriptional regulator, which codes for MTTGPGGGTGQLRRANTAAVLQSLRRLGPASRAELAQRTGLAKATVGAIAADLEEAGAVVEEPPAPAGPGQPARGRPSRPLSLRAGAHLGLGLELNVDYVSAVVVDLAGGVLASESRPAGEDRLEVLLALAAELRAAHPGRLLGATVAVPALVRDDDRTVAWAPNLPLRGDTLVAHLAEALGCEVRVVNDANCAAYAEAHHGAARGVDHALYLTGTVGIGAGIVVGGQLVQGAAGFAGEVGHMPVGDPAAPCGCGRRGCWEASIGLHAVLDALGMPELDTPLTTAAAVAARAVDDPAARATVERVGHDLGLGLAILTGVLDPAVVVLGGYFVPLGDLVLDPARRVLDARLASDVQVRPELRLGTLDLRAAALGAAEQSLAGVLGGTADLPACELAGG
- the xylA gene encoding xylose isomerase, yielding MSIEIPTPTPEDKFSFGLWTVGWQGVDPFGTATRPPMDTVYALEKLAGLGAYGVNFHDDDVIPFGSDDATRQQIIDRFKKGLADTGLVVTTATTNLFTHPVFKAGGFTNNDRDIRRFAIRKVMRNVDLAAELGAKVYVAWGGREGAEYGASQGTATALDRMKEAFDLLGQYVVDQGYDLRFAIEPKPNEPRGDILLPTVGHAMAFIERLERPELVGVNPEIGHEEMAGLNAAAGYAQALWQGKLFHIDLNGQNGPKYDQDLRFGAGNVRGAFWVVDTLLAGGYDGPVHFDYKPVRTEDDNGVWVTAEANMRNYLILREKVKAFRADPEVQAALEAAKLPELAQPSLGDGEGWQQLLEWDLPDPEVLAQRGAGFELLDQLALEHLYGVR
- the xylB gene encoding xylulokinase; the protein is MTLVLGVDTSTQSTKTLLVDAADGTVVDSRSVAHPPGTEVDPRAWPAAYDEAVAGLGARAGEVAAVAIGGQQHGMVALDEAGEPVRDALLWNDTRSASAAAELIAEMGGPQACADAIGSVLVASFTSTKLRWLRDAEPENAARVAQVLLPHDYLSRHVAAPGTEAFTDGGDASGTGYFATPEGRWRPDLAEAALGRPFALPRVVAPGAVAGETATGAVLAGGTGDNMAAALGMALEPGDVLLSIGTSGVASAISATPVADGRGVLTGFADASGGFLPMVTTMNAAGILDLQARWLDVDHAGLADLALASTPGAGGVTLLPYYGGERTPNRPAATGTWTGLTPATTRADLARAAYEALLCSLADAVDQLVAATGTDPRRVLLVGGATRSPALQALAPAVLGRPVTLPPPGEYVALGAARQAAWALAGTDAPPTWPLPGTRLLEADPTPHVREAYAALRDRP
- a CDS encoding aldose epimerase family protein; its protein translation is MTDHEQLIELHSDDLHLALAPLGARVHRLRARDGGGAWRDVVLGLPRVADHLDDDRYLGATVGRYANRVARGELVVDGTTHQLPINDRGHTLHGGPDGYDRRTWAVVASSPTSAELELVSPDGDQGFPGTVTVRARFEVRDRTLRTSYAARTDAPTVVSLSSHAYYRLGGETAADHELTLHADAYLPVTDGVPTGEVADVAGTRFDLRSGGRPGDLDHPFVVRGCENGWSPGGPLREVARLRGHGLVLELAADQPGVQVYTAGAFDRPPHAPYAGIAIEPQLHPDTPHHPEWPSAVLRPGETYRWTSEVTITPDR